The following proteins come from a genomic window of Dysidea avara chromosome 12, odDysAvar1.4, whole genome shotgun sequence:
- the LOC136241841 gene encoding E3 ubiquitin-protein ligase TRIM71-like translates to MVDKQETNKNTANNLSCSLCAKFVKILRDDGTEKECDDCGRNNPVVALCINCTQYLCEVCNSYHINKEHDVVAVQSIEKILYCPIHSKKELDHYCETCDKVICHYCVTKDHVGHTFDTVESTASKHRNELIKIITPVDEMSTSLTKAKKDINLMKGKIENQAIKIEKLLDKCHEEQIARLNKHHQQLKKQLQDELSQKEEALTTQLEDIKSVQDQLANIKKQREGLERTTDRKVLSKKKEDIEKSMKEVSDKYKTLNTLPVETDSIQFVPVNNPNILLGHLFTSAYPHTSEVVDLPHNIGYNTKVDFTIQTRNCKGEKCTKGGHHISVELKSVTGNVTIGEVKDNNDGSYVASFVAGEVGDTKLSVSINGQQIRGSPYSIVVGRNYQGINMPDEIVNDNGSMSSPRGIAFGKDGMWVVANYSNHCVYIFNGQDELVKTFGSGSSSGQFSIPIGVAFDSDNYFYIVDTGNNRVQKFSINGNYLLQFGNDGDGKLSGPYGITTHNNKVYVADYINKRIAVFQTNGQFCTSFGSEHLSSPCDVAVNTNNQLLVVDYSNHCVVTFTLDGHYVGTFGTEGSGRGQLSSPYGLAIDSNGFILVADSSNHRVSIFDKSGNYIDCFGSYGSNAGQFSNPWGIALSPNGSIYVSDSCNNRVQIFSNY, encoded by the coding sequence ATGGTTGATAAACAGGAGACTAACAAGAACACTGCTAACAACCTGAGCTGTTCTCTTTGTGCTAAATTTGTTAAGATCCTGAGAGATGATGGGACAGAAAAGGAATGTGATGATTGTGGTCGTAATAACCCAGTTGTGGCCCTGTGTATCAACTGTACACAATATTTGTGTGAAGTCTGCAATTCATACCACATCAATAAAGAACATGATGTTGTTGCAGTGCAGTCCATAGAGAAGATTCTATATTGTCCAATACACAGTAAAAAAGAGCTAGACCACTATTGTGAGACATGTGACAAGgttatctgtcactactgtgtaACAAAGGATCATGTTGGACACACATTTGATACAGTAGAGTCAACAGCCTCTAAACACAGGAATGAGCTGATCAAAATTATCACTCCAGTTGATGAGATGAGCACAAGCCTGACTAAAGCTAAAAAGGACATTAACCTCATGAAAGGCAAGATAGAAAATCAAGCCATAAAAATTGAAAAGTTACTTGACAAATGTCATGAAGAGCAAATTGCTAGACTAAATAAACATCATCAACAACTCAAAAAGCAACTACAAGATGAATTGTCCCAGAAAGAGGAAGCACTGACCACACAACTGGAAGACATAAAATCAGTACAAGATCAACTGGCAAATATAAAGAAACAACGTGAAGGTCTAGAGAGGACTACTGACCGTAAAGTATTGTCCAAAAAGAAAGAAGATATAGAGAAAAGCATGAAGGAGGTTAGTGACAAGTACAAAACACTGAACACTCTACCTGTTGAAACTGACTCAATTCAATTTGTACCTGTCAACAATCCTAATATACTGCTAGGTCATCTGTTTACTTCTGCATATCCACATACTTCAGAAGTGGTTGATCTTCCTCATAACATAGGTTATAACACCAAGGTAGATTTCACCATCCAAACACGAAATTGTAAGGGTGAAAAGTGCACAAAGGGAGGTCATCACATATCGGTAGAGTTAAAATCAGTTACAGGCAATGTCACCATTGGGGAGGTGAAGGATAACAATGATGGTAGTTATGTGGCTTCTTTTGTAGCTGGAGAAGTTGGAGATACTAAATTGTCTGTATCCATAAATGGGCAACAAATTAGGGGAAGTCCATACAGCATTGTTGTGGGTAGGAATTACCAAGGAATCAATATGCCTGATGAGATAGTAAATGATAATGGTAGCATGAGTAGTCCACGGGGTATTGCATTTGGTAAGGATGGCATGTGGGTAGTGGCTAATTACTCCAACCATTGTGTGTACATATTTAATGGTCAGGATGAATTAGTGAAAACGTTTGGCAGTGGTAGCAGCAGTGGCCAGTTCAGTATTCCTATTGGTGTTGCTTTTGATAGTGACAATTACTTTTACATTGTTGATACTGGTAACAACAGAGTACAGAAGTTCAGTATCAATGGTAATTACCTACTGCAGTTTGGTAATGATGGTGATGGTAAGCTCAGTGGACCATATGgtatcacaacacacaacaacaaagtatatGTTGCTGATTATATTAACAAACGTATTGCAGTGTTCCAAACTAATGGTCAATTCTGCACCTCTTTTGGTTCTGAACATTTGAGTAGTCCCTGTGATGTAGCAGTTAACACAAATAATCAGTTGCTTGTTGTTGATTATAGTAATCACTGTGtagtcacttttactcttgaTGGTCATTATGTAGGCACATTTGGTACAGAAGGATCTGGTAGGGGTCAACTTAGTAGTCCATATGGTCTTGCCATTGATAGTAATGGGTTCATCTTAGTAGCTGACTCTAGCAATCATCGAGTATCAATTTTTGACAAGTCTGGAAACTACATTGATTGCTTTGGTTCCTATGGATCTAATGCTGGTCAGTTTAGTAACCCTTGGGGAATCGCTCTTAGTCCTAATGGTAGCATCTATGTTAGTGACTCTTGTAACAACAGGGTTCAAATCTTTTCCAACTACTAA